The genome window ATCTCTTTTACCTCTAAAATTTCAGAAAATAAACTTGAAGTTGTTTTTTTTCAAGGTGGTTTAAATGATCCCAAAGCTTATGCCCCACTCTGCCGGAAAATAGCTGAAAAGGGATTTACCTGTCATCTTATAAAAATGGATTGGAGGCTTCCACCATACGATTATCAAAAAGTTTTCAAATTAATAGATACAACTGCTGGAAACTATGCCATAAGAGGACACTCTCAAGGTGAGAAAATAGCCGCTCAATTAGTTTATGAAAATCCAAACCCGTTTAAAGGATTATTTTTAATGGGGACTTCTCACCCACGAGACATTGATTTATCAAATCAAAATATTCCTTGTATCAAATTATATGCTGATCATGACGGACTAGCTAGTGTGGAAGAAGTATTGGAAAACAAAAGTAAGTTACCTAAACACTCCAAATTAATTCTTATAGCTGGTGGCAACCACTCCCAATTTGGTTATTTGGGTCAACTGCTTATGGATAGTTCTTCTGAAATTTCGTTAGAAGAACAACAAAAACAGACCTATAATCACTTGATTAATTTTATAAGTAGCATTGGAAAGAGTATATAAAACCAAATCTAATTTCACGGCTTCTTCCCCCTTATTTCTCCATCCTCACCCGAGATAGCTATCGAGATTCTATTCGATTTATATATACTAAATTAGTATCTTAATCATCCAACTAAAATTAATCGTACACGC of Nonlabens sp. Ci31 contains these proteins:
- a CDS encoding alpha/beta hydrolase yields the protein MVSVIETDDQISFTSKISENKLEVVFFQGGLNDPKAYAPLCRKIAEKGFTCHLIKMDWRLPPYDYQKVFKLIDTTAGNYAIRGHSQGEKIAAQLVYENPNPFKGLFLMGTSHPRDIDLSNQNIPCIKLYADHDGLASVEEVLENKSKLPKHSKLILIAGGNHSQFGYLGQLLMDSSSEISLEEQQKQTYNHLINFISSIGKSI